From the genome of Deinococcus apachensis DSM 19763, one region includes:
- a CDS encoding PadR family transcriptional regulator, with the protein MEPNLLKGHLDLILLSILAGGPMYGLEISKQAQVETDGYFDLRVGSLYPALHRLEQSGAVEGEFRPAPRGGAPVKYYWLTEDGQRLLARKREDFRTFSTHLQALGRRYEGRG; encoded by the coding sequence ATGGAACCAAACCTGCTCAAGGGGCACCTCGACCTGATTCTGCTCTCCATCCTGGCAGGCGGCCCGATGTACGGCCTTGAGATCAGCAAACAGGCCCAGGTGGAGACGGACGGCTATTTCGACCTGCGGGTGGGGAGCCTGTACCCGGCGCTGCACCGGCTGGAGCAGTCGGGCGCGGTGGAGGGCGAGTTCCGGCCTGCGCCCCGGGGAGGTGCGCCGGTCAAGTACTACTGGCTGACCGAGGACGGCCAACGCCTCCTCGCCCGCAAACGCGAGGACTTCCGAACGTTCAGCACCCATCTTCAGGCTCTGGGGAGGCGTTATGAGGGACGAGGATGA
- a CDS encoding NUDIX domain-containing protein, with product MGTPGGSLEPGETFLEAARQELLEETGLTCPDLALLPLEEGLVSGPQFYHRYPNGDEIYLVGMRAHGTLPSSALEHATPDDRGEILALAWFALGQLPPISGNINRAQMNVLCARAGLPPLPLLPFPEPPPIGNHMAQLRSVVGPRPLFAPGSTILVTDKVGRILLLRRDDTGLWTLPGGILEPGESFEACARRELFEETGLRVEQLEPLHLYAGAEYRFTFPHGDVTDNVSVLYRAQEVGGDLHLQAEEISGAAWFVPADLPGTTELSGPLVRAMLTSASSLPSSTSRDNSRAK from the coding sequence GTGGGGACGCCGGGGGGCAGCCTGGAACCCGGCGAGACTTTCCTGGAGGCTGCCCGGCAGGAGTTGCTGGAAGAGACGGGGCTGACCTGCCCGGATCTCGCCCTCCTCCCACTCGAAGAAGGGTTGGTGAGCGGCCCGCAGTTCTACCACCGCTACCCGAACGGCGACGAAATTTATCTGGTCGGGATGCGCGCCCACGGGACGCTGCCCTCTTCCGCCCTGGAGCACGCGACGCCGGACGACCGCGGGGAAATCCTCGCCCTGGCGTGGTTCGCGCTGGGCCAATTACCGCCCATCAGCGGCAACATCAACCGCGCGCAGATGAACGTCCTGTGTGCCCGCGCGGGCCTGCCACCCCTTCCCCTTCTCCCCTTCCCGGAGCCGCCACCTATCGGGAATCACATGGCCCAGCTCCGCTCAGTGGTCGGCCCACGCCCCCTCTTCGCACCCGGCTCGACCATCCTGGTGACGGACAAGGTGGGACGAATACTTCTGCTCCGGCGCGATGATACCGGCCTCTGGACCCTGCCGGGCGGCATCCTGGAACCCGGCGAGAGCTTCGAGGCGTGCGCCCGGCGGGAACTCTTCGAGGAGACGGGGCTGAGGGTCGAACAGCTTGAGCCACTGCACCTGTACGCCGGGGCCGAGTACCGCTTCACCTTCCCCCACGGTGACGTGACCGACAACGTGAGTGTGCTGTACCGGGCGCAGGAAGTCGGCGGCGACCTCCACCTTCAGGCGGAGGAAATTTCAGGGGCGGCCTGGTTCGTTCCGGCAGACCTTCCCGGCACAACAGAATTGAGTGGTCCACTCGTCCGGGCGATGCTGACCTCTGCCTCTTCCCTCCCTTCCTCAACTTCGCGCGACAATTCCCGAGCAAAATGA
- a CDS encoding YbjN domain-containing protein, producing MNKAFASAAALLLSASLGGALAGGAGAPVVGGGQVQAATPEAVTAALRAAGYTVTPNPTRADEDPSVTVRAGGRELDVWFSGCREGSCARVTASHGWDPADEADLNLDLVNEWNGNYYTQAYVYEGRYYLDSTMPLRGGYTRAALSAWMTDYLSDLEDFEGELS from the coding sequence ATGAACAAAGCCTTTGCGTCCGCCGCGGCCCTCCTCCTGTCTGCCAGCCTGGGCGGCGCGCTTGCGGGAGGCGCGGGCGCCCCGGTGGTCGGAGGTGGACAGGTGCAAGCGGCCACTCCCGAGGCGGTCACGGCGGCGCTGCGGGCGGCGGGCTACACCGTGACCCCCAACCCCACCCGGGCAGACGAGGACCCCAGCGTGACCGTAAGGGCAGGCGGGCGCGAGCTCGACGTGTGGTTCAGTGGCTGCCGTGAAGGAAGTTGCGCCCGGGTGACGGCAAGTCACGGCTGGGACCCGGCGGACGAGGCCGACCTGAACCTCGACCTGGTGAACGAGTGGAACGGCAACTACTACACCCAGGCCTACGTGTACGAGGGCCGTTATTACCTCGACAGCACCATGCCCCTGCGGGGCGGCTACACCCGCGCGGCCCTGAGTGCCTGGATGACCGACTACCTCAGCGACCTGGAGGACTTCGAGGGCGAGCTGTCGTAA
- a CDS encoding nicotinate phosphoribosyltransferase → MTLPHLDDQNLILDTDSYKSSHFLQYPGGTTRLFSYLESRGGRYPATRFFGLQYLLDRYLTRRVTRENVEEARELIEAHGEPFPYEGWLRVVDHHEGRIPLEIRAVPEGTVVPIHNILMSVTNTDPELPWLVGWFETMLMRVWYPTTVCTQSYHLREIIRAELERTSDRAAEELPFKLHDFGSRGVSSRESAGIGGLAHLVNFLGSDTLEALRVGRNHYGADIVGFSIPAAEHSTITSWGQECEAEAYRNMVRQFGKPGGIFAVVSDSYDLKHAINVHWGETLRREVEESGATLVVRPDSGDPPAMVRLAVNALAAKFGTTTNSKGFRVLNHVRVVQGDGIDETTIRQILQNLSVDGFSAENVAFGMGGALLQKVDRDTQKFAYKASAGVIDGEYRGIYKDPVTDPGKRSKDGVLDLVLENGRMVTRQYRTFDTDFPGSLMRTVYRDGEVLVRDTLDVVRGRA, encoded by the coding sequence ATGACTCTGCCGCACCTCGACGACCAAAACCTCATCCTCGACACGGACAGCTACAAGAGCAGCCACTTCCTCCAGTACCCGGGGGGGACCACGCGGCTGTTCTCCTACCTGGAGTCGCGCGGCGGGCGCTACCCGGCCACGCGCTTTTTCGGGCTCCAGTACCTGCTGGACCGCTACCTGACGCGCCGGGTGACGCGGGAGAACGTGGAGGAAGCCCGCGAGTTGATCGAGGCGCACGGCGAGCCCTTCCCCTATGAGGGGTGGCTGCGGGTGGTGGATCATCACGAGGGCCGGATTCCGCTGGAGATTCGGGCCGTGCCCGAGGGAACCGTGGTGCCCATCCACAACATCCTGATGAGCGTGACGAACACCGACCCCGAACTGCCCTGGCTGGTCGGGTGGTTCGAGACGATGCTGATGCGGGTCTGGTATCCCACGACCGTCTGCACCCAGAGCTACCACTTGCGCGAGATCATCCGTGCCGAGCTGGAGCGGACGAGCGACCGGGCCGCCGAGGAATTGCCCTTCAAGCTGCACGACTTCGGCTCGCGCGGGGTGAGCAGCCGCGAGAGCGCGGGGATCGGCGGGCTGGCGCACCTCGTCAACTTCCTGGGCTCGGACACGCTGGAGGCCCTGCGGGTGGGCCGCAACCACTACGGCGCCGACATTGTGGGATTCTCCATCCCCGCCGCCGAACACAGCACGATCACGAGCTGGGGCCAGGAGTGCGAGGCCGAGGCGTACCGCAACATGGTCCGGCAGTTCGGCAAGCCGGGGGGAATCTTCGCCGTCGTCAGCGACAGCTACGACCTCAAGCACGCGATCAACGTCCATTGGGGCGAGACGCTGCGGCGGGAGGTCGAGGAGAGCGGCGCCACCCTCGTCGTCCGGCCTGACTCGGGCGATCCCCCCGCGATGGTGCGCCTCGCCGTGAACGCGCTGGCCGCCAAGTTCGGCACGACCACGAACAGTAAGGGCTTCCGGGTCCTCAACCACGTCCGCGTGGTTCAGGGCGACGGCATCGACGAGACGACCATCCGCCAGATTCTCCAGAACCTGAGCGTGGACGGTTTTTCCGCCGAGAACGTCGCCTTCGGCATGGGCGGCGCGCTGCTGCAAAAGGTGGACCGCGACACGCAGAAGTTCGCCTACAAGGCCAGCGCGGGCGTGATCGACGGCGAGTACCGGGGCATCTACAAGGACCCCGTGACCGACCCCGGCAAGCGCAGCAAAGACGGTGTGCTCGACCTGGTGTTGGAGAATGGCCGCATGGTGACGCGCCAGTACCGGACCTTCGACACGGATTTTCCAGGGAGCCTGATGCGAACGGTTTACCGCGACGGGGAAGTGCTGGTGCGGGACACGTTGGATGTGGTGCGGGGGCGGGCGTAG
- a CDS encoding TM2 domain-containing protein produces the protein MTKPEDPTPGHEPDPKPSVPSWVDEVLRAEPSPAPTRPATEEAGDLRIPEEPRPQPAPTVVTATTRSHTDEADWVARATGGTARSPSMPVGEPQVAPPLPSRPSAWPEPPRSLSSGNVPADIPQKKLIAGLLAIVLGSLGVHKFYLGMNTPGVIMLGANVGVWILALLLGLITLGFGLIITVPLAILVSSAIGLLGLIEGILYLTKSDGDFYTQYVLGKKPWL, from the coding sequence ATGACGAAGCCCGAAGACCCGACCCCCGGTCACGAACCCGACCCCAAGCCTAGCGTGCCGTCCTGGGTGGACGAGGTGCTGCGCGCCGAGCCGTCGCCCGCGCCCACCCGTCCGGCCACCGAGGAAGCGGGCGACCTCCGCATTCCCGAGGAGCCCCGTCCCCAGCCCGCCCCCACGGTCGTGACGGCCACCACCCGTTCCCACACGGACGAGGCCGACTGGGTCGCCCGGGCAACTGGCGGCACGGCGAGAAGCCCGTCCATGCCGGTCGGGGAGCCCCAGGTCGCGCCGCCCCTGCCCAGCCGCCCGTCCGCCTGGCCCGAGCCGCCGCGCAGCCTGTCCTCCGGAAATGTGCCCGCCGACATTCCCCAGAAGAAGCTGATCGCCGGGCTGCTGGCGATTGTGCTGGGCAGCCTGGGCGTCCACAAGTTCTACCTGGGGATGAACACGCCGGGCGTGATCATGCTCGGGGCGAACGTCGGCGTGTGGATTCTGGCGCTGCTGCTGGGGCTGATCACGCTGGGCTTCGGCCTGATCATCACCGTGCCGCTGGCGATCCTGGTCAGCAGCGCCATCGGCCTTCTGGGGCTGATCGAGGGCATCCTCTACCTCACCAAATCGGACGGGGACTTCTACACCCAGTACGTGCTGGGCAAGAAGCCCTGGCTCTGA
- a CDS encoding permease prefix domain 1-containing protein, with protein sequence MRDEDERRYLRRATHGLWGRKRREIEAELRGHLDARRRELALIGLSPEAATRQALRELGEPERVSVGLARVYLLPTVARTTMLSALLGCGAFLAAIDLSHGLAQVRGYQPKYALPAGPYTYLDIGSLQAELRGVGVGVSGTPTRPVLTFPNTPGPVVVKTGGEDLGPYLSRSLVRDYGTGQVYLDANTLAQSLLSAGLDVRVRGWVNPRLQVGNVTLRLGTPAQPVEAYSLYSLALTGLARELGLRAPYSARWSGVDLASRHMLRVQGGAEDVYALVSVQRVPPPDLDPRVNPLVLAFDLARPDASGRLAFALPYDMFHLRLTGKVEDLRQDARRLADPAQRLRYASAESPAHALLLRLSGELSSRATPYTLIPRSESSVGTD encoded by the coding sequence ATGAGGGACGAGGATGAACGGCGGTATCTGAGGCGCGCGACTCATGGGTTGTGGGGCCGCAAACGGCGCGAGATCGAGGCCGAGCTGCGCGGCCATCTGGACGCCCGCCGCCGGGAACTGGCCCTGATCGGCCTGAGCCCGGAGGCCGCCACCCGCCAGGCCCTGCGTGAACTCGGCGAGCCGGAGCGGGTGAGCGTGGGCCTGGCCCGCGTCTACCTCCTGCCAACCGTGGCGCGGACGACGATGCTGAGCGCCCTGCTGGGCTGCGGAGCTTTTCTCGCCGCGATCGACCTGTCGCACGGGCTGGCGCAGGTGCGGGGCTACCAGCCGAAGTACGCCCTGCCCGCCGGACCCTACACGTACCTGGACATCGGGAGCCTCCAGGCCGAGTTGCGGGGGGTGGGCGTGGGGGTGTCGGGCACGCCCACCCGGCCCGTCCTGACCTTCCCCAATACGCCCGGCCCGGTCGTGGTGAAGACGGGCGGGGAGGACCTGGGACCGTACCTGAGCCGCTCGCTGGTGCGCGATTACGGCACGGGTCAGGTGTACCTCGACGCGAACACGCTGGCACAGTCGCTGCTGAGCGCCGGGCTGGACGTGCGGGTGCGGGGCTGGGTCAATCCCCGGCTCCAGGTGGGGAACGTGACCCTCCGGCTGGGGACACCCGCGCAGCCGGTCGAGGCCTACAGCCTCTACAGCCTGGCGCTGACGGGGCTGGCGCGGGAACTGGGCTTGCGGGCCCCGTACAGTGCGCGCTGGAGCGGCGTGGACCTGGCGAGCCGCCACATGCTGCGGGTGCAGGGAGGGGCGGAGGACGTATACGCCCTCGTCAGTGTGCAGCGGGTGCCCCCCCCCGACCTGGACCCGCGGGTCAATCCGCTCGTCTTGGCCTTCGACCTCGCCCGGCCCGACGCGAGCGGGCGGCTGGCCTTCGCCCTCCCGTACGACATGTTCCACCTGCGGCTGACGGGAAAGGTGGAGGACCTGAGGCAGGACGCCCGACGACTCGCGGACCCGGCGCAGCGGCTACGCTACGCGAGTGCCGAGTCGCCCGCCCACGCCCTGCTGCTGCGGCTCAGCGGTGAGCTGTCCTCCCGGGCCACCCCCTACACGCTGATTCCCAGAAGCGAATCCAGCGTGGGAACGGACTGA
- a CDS encoding RidA family protein, which produces MKDIVETPDAPAAIGPYSQAVTFGNLVITSGQIPLRPDGTLVEEGIEAQTRQVLDNLVAVLTAAGTDLGRVVKTTVFLADMNEFSVMNAVYAEYFQAPYPARSTVQVARLPRDVRVEIEVIAERH; this is translated from the coding sequence ATGAAAGACATCGTGGAGACCCCGGACGCACCCGCCGCCATCGGTCCCTACAGCCAGGCGGTCACCTTCGGCAACCTGGTCATCACCAGCGGCCAGATTCCCCTGCGGCCCGACGGCACCCTCGTCGAGGAGGGCATCGAGGCCCAGACGCGCCAGGTCCTCGACAACCTGGTCGCGGTCCTGACCGCTGCCGGAACCGACCTGGGCCGGGTCGTCAAGACCACGGTGTTCCTGGCCGACATGAACGAGTTCTCGGTGATGAACGCCGTGTACGCCGAGTATTTCCAGGCGCCCTACCCCGCCCGCAGCACCGTGCAGGTCGCCCGCCTGCCGAGGGACGTGCGCGTCGAGATCGAGGTCATCGCCGAGCGGCACTGA
- a CDS encoding aminotransferase class I/II-fold pyridoxal phosphate-dependent enzyme, which produces MTDTRPPLDETQPTDTEWSYETAAVQTGIPRGLGQTVGIPIHQAAAFQFTTLEEAQSEFQLNQGLSYARLQNPTVRALEERITALEGGATTVALSSGQAATLTAILSVCRAGDHVVSTASLFGGSAGLLNNILPLMGISATLTENTPEAIRAAMGPNTRLVWAETIGNPAGDVPDLEAFAAIAHERGALLGIDNTWGGVGYLCRPLEFSADIVTHSLTKWAGGHGSVMGGSVTVGTRHDLTRNPIYTEGGENSILNVRGDAALAWRQRWFGAHQLGMTLAPHNAFLIAQGLETLALRLGRESETALALAAWLGEQPQVGRVSYPGLPGSAHHDLARKYLRGGFGAVLTFEVPDPAAFLARLRVIRIAPNLGDTRTLVVHPWTTTHGRLPEAARRAAGVTDRTIRMSVGLESPQDLQADLAAALG; this is translated from the coding sequence ATGACCGACACCCGCCCTCCGCTCGACGAGACCCAACCGACCGACACCGAATGGAGTTACGAGACCGCTGCTGTCCAGACCGGCATTCCCCGTGGCCTGGGCCAGACGGTGGGCATCCCCATCCACCAGGCCGCCGCCTTCCAGTTCACCACGTTGGAGGAGGCGCAGAGCGAGTTTCAGCTCAACCAGGGCCTGAGCTACGCCCGGTTGCAAAACCCCACCGTCCGCGCCCTGGAGGAACGGATCACGGCGCTGGAGGGTGGGGCGACGACGGTCGCCCTCTCCAGCGGACAGGCCGCAACCCTCACCGCGATCCTCAGCGTGTGTAGAGCGGGAGATCATGTGGTCTCCACCGCCAGCCTCTTCGGCGGCAGTGCGGGCCTGCTGAACAACATCCTGCCCCTGATGGGCATCTCGGCCACCCTGACAGAGAACACGCCGGAGGCTATCAGGGCAGCGATGGGGCCGAACACCCGCCTCGTCTGGGCCGAGACCATCGGCAACCCGGCAGGGGACGTGCCGGACCTCGAAGCGTTCGCGGCCATAGCGCACGAACGGGGTGCCCTCCTCGGAATCGACAACACCTGGGGTGGCGTCGGCTACCTCTGCCGCCCACTGGAGTTCAGCGCGGACATCGTGACCCACTCGCTCACCAAATGGGCGGGCGGGCACGGCAGCGTGATGGGCGGGAGCGTGACCGTCGGCACCCGGCACGATCTGACGCGCAACCCGATCTACACCGAGGGTGGCGAGAACAGCATCCTGAATGTAAGGGGGGACGCGGCCCTGGCCTGGCGGCAACGGTGGTTCGGCGCCCATCAACTCGGCATGACGCTCGCCCCGCACAACGCCTTCCTGATCGCCCAGGGTCTGGAAACTCTCGCCCTGCGTCTGGGCCGTGAGAGTGAGACGGCCCTCGCGCTCGCCGCCTGGCTGGGGGAACAGCCGCAGGTGGGGCGCGTCTCCTATCCCGGTCTGCCCGGCAGCGCCCACCATGACCTGGCCCGGAAATACCTGCGCGGAGGCTTTGGGGCGGTCCTCACCTTCGAGGTGCCCGACCCCGCCGCGTTCCTGGCACGCCTGCGGGTCATCCGCATCGCGCCCAACTTGGGCGACACCCGCACGCTGGTCGTTCACCCCTGGACCACCACGCACGGCCGCCTGCCCGAAGCCGCCCGCCGCGCCGCCGGGGTCACGGACCGGACCATCCGCATGAGCGTGGGATTGGAGAGCCCGCAGGACTTGCAGGCCGATCTGGCGGCGGCGCTGGGGTGA
- a CDS encoding PP2C family protein-serine/threonine phosphatase, producing the protein MRAAATPPLSSGILTDVGRQRRGRANEDAALALDLPRGGLYAVADGMGGHAAGELAANLALDTLSQHYLRGRGAPPVRLAEAVQAANLAVLRHAVGEYAGMGTTLLALLVDRGAAIIAHVGDSRAYLLREGELHRLTDDHSWVAEQVRLGNLSEEEARHHQWRSVVSNALGGEERVRLELFGLPLRAGDRLLLCSDGLSGAVTDAALLELLLRPQPPEVLVRSLVNAANDAGGADNITVIVVDVPRDQRLPHYTLPPRQVDGPLYVDMLLSAQRGSSPLTYVLLILAYFTLLGMILVPEQRTAIGLLGVVLLGGVLVAQRVTRARLGRPPPRPAPLRAAAPPERAARKSSG; encoded by the coding sequence ATGCGCGCCGCCGCGACGCCTCCCCTGTCTTCCGGGATTCTGACGGATGTGGGGCGGCAGCGTCGTGGCCGGGCGAACGAGGACGCCGCCCTGGCCCTCGACCTGCCGCGGGGGGGACTGTATGCCGTCGCCGACGGCATGGGAGGGCACGCGGCGGGGGAACTCGCGGCGAACTTGGCGCTCGACACCCTCAGCCAGCATTACCTGAGGGGACGCGGCGCCCCCCCGGTGCGGCTGGCCGAGGCGGTGCAGGCCGCCAACCTCGCCGTGCTGCGGCACGCGGTGGGCGAGTACGCGGGGATGGGCACGACGCTACTCGCCCTGCTGGTGGACCGGGGGGCCGCGATCATCGCGCACGTGGGCGACTCGCGCGCCTACCTGCTGCGGGAGGGCGAGCTGCACCGCCTCACCGACGACCACTCCTGGGTGGCCGAGCAGGTGCGGCTGGGCAACCTGAGCGAGGAGGAAGCCCGGCACCACCAGTGGCGCAGCGTGGTGAGCAACGCGCTGGGCGGCGAGGAGCGGGTGCGGCTGGAACTGTTCGGCCTGCCGCTGCGGGCCGGGGACCGCCTGCTGCTGTGCAGCGACGGCCTGAGCGGGGCGGTCACCGACGCGGCGCTGCTGGAGTTGTTGCTGCGCCCCCAGCCGCCCGAGGTGCTGGTCCGCAGCCTGGTGAACGCGGCGAACGATGCCGGTGGGGCCGACAACATCACCGTCATCGTGGTGGACGTCCCCCGGGATCAGCGCCTCCCGCACTACACGCTGCCGCCGCGCCAGGTCGACGGCCCGCTGTACGTGGACATGCTCCTCAGCGCCCAGCGGGGCAGCAGCCCGCTCACCTACGTCCTGCTGATCCTGGCCTACTTCACCCTGTTGGGCATGATCCTGGTCCCCGAGCAGCGCACCGCCATTGGGCTGCTCGGCGTGGTGCTGCTGGGCGGGGTCCTGGTGGCCCAGCGGGTGACGCGTGCCCGGCTGGGCCGTCCCCCTCCCCGCCCGGCCCCCCTGCGCGCCGCCGCTCCCCCCGAGCGCGCGGCACGCAAGTCCTCGGGCTGA
- a CDS encoding regulatory iron-sulfur-containing complex subunit RicT — protein sequence MLSPEPHAVGTRVVVQGKRGPEVATVRGEGTAPDPQGRYGAVLRAAGPEDLERWEELYRQGEDLKWLLRARARERGLPVKIVAVEFTLDESLVTVSYSAEDRIELNGLIGELRAHTRARVNFAAVGPREQAQMIGTLGACGRENCSSTHLQEFAPVSIRMARDQQLPLNPEKLSGPCGRLLCCLQFEHTQYLDLLKDLPRKNARVCHEGSGACGKVVKLHPLSGTVDVHTEQGMLVGVPAAELTRAPEAGGKGKRPEAEA from the coding sequence ATGCTCAGCCCCGAGCCGCACGCGGTGGGCACCCGCGTCGTCGTGCAGGGCAAGCGCGGGCCGGAGGTCGCCACCGTGCGCGGCGAGGGGACGGCCCCTGACCCGCAGGGCCGCTACGGGGCCGTGCTGCGGGCCGCGGGACCCGAGGACCTGGAACGCTGGGAGGAACTGTACCGGCAGGGCGAGGACCTGAAGTGGCTGCTGCGCGCCCGGGCCCGCGAGCGTGGTTTGCCCGTCAAGATCGTGGCGGTCGAGTTCACGCTCGACGAGAGCCTGGTGACGGTGAGTTACAGTGCCGAGGACCGCATCGAGCTGAACGGCCTGATCGGCGAGCTGCGCGCCCACACCCGCGCCCGGGTGAACTTCGCGGCGGTCGGCCCGCGTGAGCAGGCGCAGATGATCGGCACCCTGGGCGCCTGCGGGCGCGAGAACTGCTCCAGCACCCACCTCCAGGAGTTCGCGCCTGTCAGCATCCGCATGGCGCGCGACCAGCAGCTCCCCCTGAACCCGGAGAAGTTGAGTGGTCCCTGTGGCCGCCTGCTGTGCTGCCTCCAGTTCGAGCACACTCAGTATCTCGACCTCCTCAAGGACCTCCCGCGCAAGAACGCCCGCGTCTGCCACGAGGGGAGCGGGGCGTGCGGCAAGGTCGTGAAGCTGCACCCGCTATCAGGGACCGTGGACGTTCACACCGAGCAGGGGATGCTGGTGGGGGTGCCTGCCGCCGAGCTAACCCGCGCCCCGGAGGCGGGCGGGAAGGGCAAGCGCCCCGAGGCGGAGGCGTAG
- a CDS encoding bifunctional nicotinamide-nucleotide adenylyltransferase/Nudix hydroxylase — protein sequence MTAPRDPALTSPPPTRARKRTFGVYIGRFEPPHAAHLLVMLEALQSVQKLIVVIGSARAARNTKNPFTAEERQEVITAMLREAGVARSRLLFVHVRDYFYNEGLWLSEVQGGVAEHTRGSSDVALIGHIKDESSYYLRSFPAWEFIPTHVVSPLSATDVRRAYFEDRLEDVRGMVPPAVHTFLTRFSETPEYAELRAEYDYLREYRAAWAAAPFPPVFVTADAMITRSGHVLVVRRAGLPGRGRLAMPGGFLAPDETLLGCAARRAYQEAGLSEAVNLPAPLRAQAVFDYPDRSQRGRTVTHAFHFDLGIGQLPVLKAAAGAADAMWMPLSQALSQPELFFEDHHAIIEHFLMRG from the coding sequence ATGACGGCACCGCGCGACCCGGCCCTGACCTCCCCCCCACCCACCCGCGCCCGCAAGCGCACCTTCGGCGTATATATCGGGCGCTTCGAGCCGCCGCACGCCGCACATCTCCTTGTGATGCTGGAGGCGCTGCAAAGCGTGCAGAAGCTGATCGTGGTGATCGGCAGCGCGCGGGCGGCCCGCAACACGAAAAACCCCTTCACGGCCGAGGAGCGCCAGGAAGTCATCACGGCGATGCTGCGCGAGGCGGGCGTGGCGCGCAGCCGCCTGCTGTTCGTCCACGTGCGCGACTACTTCTACAACGAGGGGCTGTGGCTCTCCGAGGTGCAGGGCGGCGTGGCGGAGCATACGCGCGGCAGCAGCGACGTGGCGCTGATCGGGCACATCAAGGACGAGAGCAGCTACTACCTGCGCTCCTTCCCCGCCTGGGAGTTCATCCCCACCCACGTGGTCAGCCCCCTCAGCGCGACTGATGTGCGAAGGGCCTACTTCGAGGACCGGCTGGAGGACGTGCGGGGCATGGTGCCGCCCGCCGTCCATACCTTTCTCACCCGCTTCAGCGAAACACCCGAGTACGCCGAGCTGCGCGCCGAGTACGACTACCTGCGCGAGTACCGCGCGGCGTGGGCCGCCGCTCCCTTTCCCCCCGTGTTCGTCACGGCGGACGCGATGATCACGCGCAGCGGACATGTCCTCGTGGTGCGGCGGGCGGGGTTGCCGGGCCGCGGACGGCTCGCCATGCCGGGCGGCTTCCTTGCCCCGGACGAGACGCTGCTGGGCTGCGCCGCCCGCCGCGCGTACCAGGAGGCCGGGCTGAGCGAGGCCGTCAACCTCCCCGCCCCCCTGCGCGCCCAGGCCGTCTTCGACTATCCCGACCGCAGCCAGCGGGGACGCACCGTGACGCACGCCTTCCACTTCGACCTGGGCATTGGACAGCTTCCCGTCCTGAAAGCCGCCGCCGGGGCTGCCGACGCCATGTGGATGCCCCTCTCGCAAGCCCTAAGCCAGCCCGAACTTTTCTTCGAAGACCACCACGCAATCATCGAGCACTTCCTGATGAGGGGGTGA
- a CDS encoding transposase: MTRSGAASLPRRWLTELGTLHQRIAPRFARSEQRQRALAYLQALLSPIERKNGWQVAERIGEHTPDGVQRLLSTAQWDAQV; the protein is encoded by the coding sequence ATGACGCGTTCCGGCGCAGCCTCACTTCCTCGGCGATGGTTGACGGAGCTGGGTACGCTCCACCAGCGGATTGCTCCTCGTTTTGCCCGCAGTGAACAGCGTCAACGCGCCCTGGCCTACTTACAGGCCCTCTTGAGCCCAATCGAACGTAAAAACGGCTGGCAGGTGGCTGAGCGAATTGGGGAACACACCCCAGATGGAGTGCAACGTTTGCTCTCTACCGCTCAGTGGGATGCGCAGGTC